A stretch of Gemmobacter fulvus DNA encodes these proteins:
- a CDS encoding transglycosylase domain-containing protein, whose protein sequence is MSGSGKKNAPLVADRRYSGGSGGKGGSTPPRKPAPAQKPAPRKSSARPPRRHGLIMGLILGLVSLIWRVVWGIGWRVTALLALVVFGAAFYFQQQLPPVSDLVDARARGSVTMLDRDGQVYAWRGETFGGMITSDTVSDHLRNAVVATEDKRYYQHFGISPRGIASAIRINLSEGRGPLEGNGGSTITQQVAKLLCLGVAYDASKWKSEAEYEEDCRGGGVWRKVKEIPFSIAMEWKYSKAEILTIYFNRAYLGAGARGFEAAAQRYFGKSANQVGPAEAAMLAGLLKAPSRYAPTNNLKRAQDRANVIISLMEDQGFLTAAEADAARAKPAELSEAAAKNAGGFFADWVMESGPTFLTKETTEDVIIRTTLDQKMQRQAEEALAYVFDTKVKEGSNAQAAIVVMSADGAVRAMVGGRKIAAAGSFNRATQALRQTGSVFKPFVYAAALDLGYSPADFVEDTPLTINIKGSGPWTPENYDKKFKGLITLTQALAESRNIPAVRVSEAVGRDVVRTVASQFGVKSDLAAGPALALGASESTLLEMTGAYAGILNGGSSVKPYGLVELKLQGEEGELFGQGGGIGERVISQNAAQLLTYMLTQVVERGTGGRARLADHPVAGKTGTTNAARDAWFIGFSAHYVVGVWMGYDDNKPLSGVTGAGLPAEIWHEVMARIHKGVPSQPLPMIVPEARTPPVASAGAQASSGGVAGVPAEQQAPLPQGGQQPAPGAQRTGDPVEDALREVLGTISGTY, encoded by the coding sequence ATGAGCGGATCGGGCAAAAAGAATGCGCCTCTGGTGGCGGATCGTCGGTATTCCGGCGGGTCGGGGGGCAAAGGCGGCAGCACGCCACCGCGCAAACCCGCCCCGGCACAGAAACCGGCGCCGCGCAAAAGCTCTGCGCGCCCGCCGCGCCGCCACGGCCTGATCATGGGCCTGATCCTTGGGCTGGTGTCGCTGATCTGGCGGGTGGTCTGGGGGATCGGCTGGCGCGTGACGGCGCTGCTGGCGCTGGTGGTGTTCGGCGCGGCCTTCTATTTTCAGCAGCAACTGCCGCCCGTGTCGGATTTGGTGGATGCGCGCGCCCGTGGCTCTGTGACCATGCTGGACCGCGATGGCCAGGTCTATGCTTGGCGGGGCGAGACGTTCGGCGGCATGATCACCTCGGACACAGTGTCGGACCATCTGCGCAACGCGGTGGTGGCCACCGAGGACAAGCGCTATTACCAGCATTTCGGCATCAGCCCGCGCGGCATCGCCAGCGCCATCCGCATCAACCTGAGCGAGGGGCGCGGCCCGCTGGAGGGCAATGGCGGTTCGACCATCACGCAGCAGGTGGCGAAATTGCTGTGTCTGGGCGTGGCCTATGATGCGTCGAAATGGAAATCCGAAGCGGAATATGAAGAGGATTGCCGGGGCGGGGGCGTCTGGCGGAAGGTGAAGGAAATTCCATTCTCCATCGCGATGGAATGGAAATATTCCAAGGCTGAAATCCTGACGATCTATTTCAACCGCGCCTATCTGGGCGCCGGTGCGCGCGGGTTCGAGGCGGCGGCGCAGCGTTATTTCGGCAAATCGGCCAATCAGGTTGGCCCGGCCGAAGCCGCGATGCTGGCGGGGCTGCTGAAAGCGCCGTCGCGTTATGCGCCGACCAACAACCTGAAACGCGCGCAGGACCGGGCGAATGTGATCATCAGCCTGATGGAGGATCAGGGCTTCCTGACCGCCGCCGAGGCCGATGCCGCCCGCGCCAAACCCGCCGAGCTGTCCGAAGCCGCCGCCAAGAATGCGGGCGGGTTCTTTGCCGATTGGGTGATGGAAAGCGGTCCGACCTTCCTGACCAAGGAAACTACCGAGGATGTGATCATCCGCACCACGCTGGATCAGAAGATGCAGCGGCAGGCCGAAGAGGCGCTGGCCTATGTGTTCGACACCAAGGTGAAGGAAGGCAGCAATGCGCAGGCCGCCATCGTGGTGATGAGCGCGGATGGCGCGGTGCGCGCCATGGTCGGCGGGCGGAAGATCGCGGCGGCCGGCAGCTTTAACCGGGCGACGCAGGCCCTGCGCCAGACCGGCTCGGTGTTCAAGCCCTTCGTCTATGCCGCGGCGCTGGATCTGGGTTACAGCCCGGCAGATTTTGTGGAAGACACGCCGCTCACCATCAATATCAAGGGGTCCGGCCCCTGGACGCCCGAAAACTATGACAAGAAGTTCAAGGGCCTGATCACGCTGACGCAGGCGCTGGCGGAAAGCCGCAACATTCCGGCGGTGCGCGTGTCCGAGGCGGTGGGGCGCGATGTCGTGCGCACCGTCGCCTCGCAATTCGGGGTGAAAAGCGATCTGGCTGCCGGGCCTGCATTGGCGCTGGGGGCCAGCGAAAGTACGCTGCTGGAAATGACCGGGGCCTATGCGGGCATCCTGAACGGCGGCTCGTCGGTGAAACCCTATGGGCTGGTGGAGCTGAAGCTTCAGGGCGAAGAAGGCGAGCTGTTCGGGCAGGGCGGCGGTATTGGCGAGCGGGTGATCAGCCAGAACGCCGCACAATTGCTGACCTATATGCTGACGCAGGTGGTGGAGCGCGGCACCGGCGGGCGGGCGCGGCTGGCCGATCATCCGGTGGCGGGCAAGACCGGCACCACCAATGCGGCGCGCGATGCTTGGTTCATCGGCTTTTCGGCGCATTATGTGGTGGGTGTCTGGATGGGTTATGATGACAACAAACCGCTGAGCGGTGTGACAGGCGCGGGCTTGCCTGCCGAGATCTGGCATGAGGTGATGGCGCGCATCCACAAGGGCGTGCCGTCGCAGCCCTTGCCGATGATCGTGCCCGAAGCGCGCACGCCTCCGGTGGCCTCGGCTGGGGCGCAGGCCTCGTCGGGTGGGGTTGCGGGGGTGCCTGCGGAACAGCAAGCCCCGCTTCCGCAGGGCGGGCAGCAACCGGCCCCAGGCGCGCAACGGACCGGCGACCCGGTGGAAGATGCGCTGCGCGAGGTGCTGGGCACTATTTCCGGCACCTACTGA
- a CDS encoding CidA/LrgA family protein, protein MIPALLTLLLAQLAGEALTRATGAALPGPVAGMLLLIAAFALFPSLVEVVRPLAQGILGNLSLLFVPAGTGVIGHLDKIAAQGAPLLLALVGSTVLAIAAGALAFAAVARLMGTEPEL, encoded by the coding sequence ATGATCCCTGCCCTTCTGACCCTGCTTCTGGCCCAGCTTGCAGGCGAGGCCCTGACCCGCGCCACTGGCGCAGCCCTGCCCGGCCCGGTGGCGGGCATGTTGCTGCTGATTGCCGCCTTTGCGCTGTTCCCCAGTCTGGTGGAGGTGGTGCGCCCGCTGGCACAGGGGATCCTTGGCAATCTGTCGCTGCTGTTCGTACCCGCAGGCACCGGCGTGATCGGCCACCTCGACAAGATCGCAGCGCAGGGCGCGCCGCTGCTTCTGGCGCTGGTCGGCTCCACCGTGCTGGCCATCGCCGCCGGGGCGCTGGCCTTCGCCGCCGTGGCGCGACTGATGGGAACGGAGCCGGAGCTATGA
- the cbiB gene encoding adenosylcobinamide-phosphate synthase CbiB: MSAALLIPAMLLDAALGEPKLLWSRYPHPAVLMGRAVGWADTRLNHGPARRLKGVAAMAGLGGAALLLGWLIHLIPDCGVLEIVTVAVLLAQRSLVDHVRVVGDGLRMSITEGRRMVARIVGRDTAAMDGPAVTRAAIESAAENLSDGVIAPLLWYLIGGLPGLLLYKITNTADSMIGHRTPRHEQFGWAAARFDDLLNLIPARLTALLILLSHGRFDAARILLRDAPLHRSPNAGWPEAAMAVVLGISLSGPRSYNGEMRDFPWVYPEGQRSPGPAQIDAACTALWRAWGLMLCLTCLMVLF; this comes from the coding sequence ATGAGCGCCGCGCTGCTGATCCCCGCCATGCTGCTCGATGCGGCCCTGGGCGAGCCAAAGCTGCTGTGGAGCCGCTATCCGCACCCCGCCGTGCTGATGGGCCGCGCCGTCGGCTGGGCTGACACACGGCTGAACCATGGCCCCGCGCGCCGCCTGAAAGGGGTGGCCGCCATGGCAGGGCTGGGCGGGGCGGCGCTGCTGCTGGGATGGCTGATCCATCTGATCCCGGATTGCGGCGTGCTGGAGATTGTCACCGTGGCCGTGCTGCTGGCGCAGCGCAGCCTTGTCGATCATGTGCGCGTGGTGGGCGACGGGCTGCGCATGTCGATCACCGAGGGTCGCCGCATGGTGGCGCGCATCGTCGGGCGCGACACCGCCGCGATGGATGGCCCCGCCGTCACCCGCGCCGCCATCGAAAGCGCGGCCGAGAACCTGTCGGATGGCGTGATTGCGCCGCTGCTGTGGTATCTGATCGGCGGGCTGCCGGGCCTGTTGCTCTACAAGATCACCAATACCGCCGACAGCATGATCGGCCACCGCACCCCGCGCCATGAGCAGTTCGGCTGGGCGGCGGCACGGTTCGATGATCTGCTGAACCTGATCCCGGCCCGGCTGACCGCGCTGCTGATCCTGCTCAGCCATGGCCGGTTTGACGCCGCGCGCATCCTCCTGCGCGATGCGCCGCTGCACCGTTCGCCCAATGCGGGCTGGCCCGAGGCGGCGATGGCGGTGGTTCTGGGCATCAGCCTGTCCGGGCCGCGCAGCTACAATGGCGAGATGCGCGATTTCCCCTGGGTTTACCCCGAAGGCCAGCGCAGCCCCGGCCCGGCGCAGATCGACGCCGCCTGCACGGCGCTGTGGCGGGCCTGGGGGCTGATGCTGTGTCTGACCTGTCTGATGGTGCTGTTTTGA
- a CDS encoding chromosome segregation SMC family protein has product MRFTRLRLNGFKSFVDPTDLVIHDGLTGVVGPNGCGKSNLLEALRWVMGENRPTAMRGGGMEDVIFAGAATRPARHFAEVALVLDNADRLAPSGFNDQDQIEIVRRITRDAGSAYKANQKDVRARDIQMLFADASTGAHSPALVRQGQISELINAKPKARRRILEEAAGISGLYQRRHEAELRLAATEQNLARIDDVVEQLASQLATLARQARQAARYREIGEELRRAEGMLLYRRWREADQARLEAEEALRSRLVAAGQAEQAARAAGKARMAAEDALPPKREEEAIAGAVLQRLVVQRDALNDQEARARQVIDTLHGRIAQLARDLEREAGLNRDAGETIGRLEWEQEALVKAHDGHEDRLVEAQDTAREAAAILSEREGALSERTEDVARLAARHQSAQRLLSDTRATVNRAETEAARAAEAVLAAQEALDSAAEAQDAAGMAQEEAIGMAEAAEEALANAEEARAEVQGREADARAARSAAEGEANALRAEVAALTRLVERETAAGVQLLDRVQVEPGYEAALGAALADDLRAPELGAEGGSGWAVLPDYASEQPLPEGVTPLAAHVGVPEVLRRRIGQIGLVDPAQAARLQVDLQPGQRLVSLAGDLWRWDGFRAGAEDAPSAAALRLRQLNRLVQLKRDLEDVAARSEGARQAHEALQARLSDLARADQMARDARRAADARVTEVGRALARAEADRSIAGGKLEAARLAVTRFEDEAMAARARLAEAEAGAEGLGDLEAARAGIEALRIAVEAARITMMSRRSAQDELRREGEARVRRRQEVTKEISGWRHRLETAEKRSAELAERKAEAEEELLEASAAPEEIAIKREELGEAIDAAEQRRRRAADALALAETALREAQAAEREAERAAGEAREGRARADARADAARETVAYAAERIREDMELSPAQLLDTLAADPDRMPAADQLDADVNRLKRQREALGAVNLRAEEDAKAVQVEHDTLKQEKLDLEEAIKKLRGGIQGLNREGRERLLTAFEQVNGSFATLFTHLFGGGEARLVLVESDDPLEAGLEIMCQPPGKKLAVLSLLSGGEQTLTALALIFAVFLANPAPICVLDEVDAPLDDANVTRFCDLLDEMTRRTETRFLIITHHAVTMARMDRLFGVTMVEQGVSQLVSVDLKKAEALVA; this is encoded by the coding sequence TTGCGGTTCACACGCCTGCGCCTGAATGGCTTCAAAAGCTTCGTGGACCCCACGGATCTGGTGATCCATGATGGGTTGACCGGCGTTGTCGGGCCGAATGGCTGTGGCAAATCGAACCTGCTGGAGGCGCTGCGCTGGGTGATGGGCGAAAACCGCCCCACAGCCATGCGTGGCGGAGGCATGGAGGATGTGATCTTTGCCGGGGCTGCCACCCGGCCCGCCCGCCATTTTGCCGAAGTGGCGCTGGTGCTGGACAATGCCGACCGGCTGGCACCGTCAGGCTTCAATGATCAGGACCAGATCGAGATTGTGCGCCGCATCACCCGCGATGCCGGATCGGCCTACAAGGCCAATCAGAAAGATGTGCGCGCGCGTGATATCCAGATGCTGTTTGCCGATGCCTCGACCGGCGCGCATAGCCCGGCGCTGGTGCGGCAGGGGCAGATTTCCGAACTGATCAACGCCAAGCCCAAGGCACGGCGGCGGATTCTGGAAGAGGCCGCCGGGATCTCGGGCCTCTATCAGCGGCGGCATGAGGCCGAGCTGCGGCTGGCGGCGACCGAGCAGAATCTGGCCCGGATTGATGACGTGGTGGAACAGCTGGCCAGCCAGTTGGCCACGCTGGCCCGGCAGGCCCGGCAGGCGGCGCGTTATCGCGAGATCGGGGAAGAGCTGCGCCGCGCCGAAGGTATGTTGCTGTATCGGCGCTGGCGCGAGGCCGATCAGGCCAGGCTGGAGGCCGAAGAGGCGCTGCGCAGCCGTCTGGTTGCGGCCGGTCAGGCCGAACAGGCCGCGCGGGCGGCGGGCAAGGCGCGGATGGCAGCCGAGGATGCGCTGCCCCCCAAACGCGAGGAAGAGGCGATTGCCGGGGCCGTGTTGCAGCGCCTTGTGGTGCAGCGCGATGCCCTGAACGATCAGGAGGCGCGGGCGCGGCAGGTGATCGACACGCTGCATGGCCGCATCGCCCAACTGGCGCGGGATCTGGAGCGTGAAGCGGGCCTGAACCGCGACGCGGGCGAGACCATCGGGCGGCTGGAATGGGAGCAGGAGGCGCTGGTCAAGGCGCATGACGGCCATGAGGACCGGCTGGTCGAGGCGCAGGACACCGCGCGCGAGGCGGCGGCGATCCTGTCAGAGCGCGAAGGCGCGCTGTCCGAGCGGACCGAGGATGTGGCCCGGCTGGCGGCGCGGCATCAATCGGCGCAGCGGCTGCTGTCGGATACCCGCGCCACAGTGAACCGCGCCGAAACCGAGGCCGCGCGCGCCGCAGAGGCGGTTCTGGCTGCACAGGAGGCGCTGGACAGCGCCGCCGAGGCGCAGGACGCGGCGGGCATGGCGCAGGAAGAGGCCATCGGCATGGCCGAGGCCGCCGAAGAGGCGCTGGCCAATGCCGAAGAAGCCCGCGCCGAAGTGCAGGGGCGCGAGGCGGATGCGCGGGCGGCGCGTTCGGCGGCCGAGGGCGAGGCCAATGCGCTGCGCGCCGAAGTGGCGGCGCTGACCCGTCTGGTGGAGCGGGAAACGGCGGCGGGCGTGCAATTGCTGGACCGGGTTCAGGTGGAACCGGGCTATGAAGCGGCACTGGGTGCGGCGCTGGCCGATGATCTGCGCGCGCCGGAGCTGGGGGCCGAAGGCGGATCGGGTTGGGCCGTGCTGCCGGACTATGCCAGCGAACAACCGCTGCCCGAAGGCGTGACGCCACTGGCCGCGCATGTCGGGGTGCCGGAGGTGCTGCGGCGCAGGATCGGCCAGATCGGTCTGGTGGATCCGGCGCAGGCCGCCCGCTTGCAGGTGGACTTGCAGCCGGGGCAGCGGCTGGTCAGCCTTGCGGGCGATCTGTGGCGCTGGGACGGGTTCCGCGCCGGGGCCGAAGACGCGCCCTCGGCGGCGGCGCTGCGCCTGCGGCAGCTGAACCGCCTTGTGCAGTTGAAACGCGATCTGGAGGATGTGGCGGCGCGGTCCGAAGGCGCGCGGCAGGCGCATGAGGCCTTGCAGGCACGCTTGTCCGATCTGGCGCGCGCCGATCAGATGGCGCGCGATGCCCGGCGCGCGGCAGATGCCCGCGTGACCGAGGTGGGCCGGGCACTGGCCCGGGCCGAGGCCGACCGCTCGATTGCGGGCGGCAAGCTGGAGGCCGCGCGTCTGGCGGTGACACGGTTTGAGGATGAGGCGATGGCGGCGCGGGCGCGGCTGGCCGAGGCGGAGGCCGGGGCCGAAGGTCTGGGCGATCTGGAGGCGGCGCGGGCCGGGATCGAGGCGCTGCGCATTGCGGTGGAGGCCGCGCGCATCACCATGATGTCGCGCCGCTCGGCGCAGGACGAACTGCGCCGCGAGGGCGAGGCCCGGGTACGGCGGCGGCAAGAGGTCACCAAGGAAATCTCGGGCTGGCGGCATCGGCTGGAGACGGCGGAAAAGCGCAGTGCCGAACTGGCCGAACGCAAGGCCGAGGCCGAGGAGGAACTGCTGGAAGCCTCTGCCGCGCCCGAAGAAATCGCCATCAAGCGCGAAGAGCTGGGCGAGGCGATCGACGCGGCAGAGCAGCGCCGCCGCCGGGCCGCAGATGCGCTGGCCTTGGCCGAAACCGCCTTGCGCGAGGCGCAGGCCGCCGAACGCGAGGCCGAACGCGCGGCGGGCGAGGCGCGCGAAGGCCGGGCGCGGGCCGATGCGCGGGCCGATGCCGCGCGCGAAACCGTGGCCTATGCCGCCGAGCGTATCCGCGAGGATATGGAGCTGTCGCCTGCGCAACTGCTCGACACGCTTGCCGCCGACCCTGACCGGATGCCCGCGGCGGATCAGCTGGATGCCGATGTGAACCGCCTGAAACGCCAGCGCGAGGCCTTGGGCGCGGTGAACCTGCGGGCCGAAGAAGACGCCAAGGCGGTGCAGGTGGAACATGACACGCTGAAACAGGAAAAGCTGGATCTGGAGGAGGCGATCAAAAAGCTGCGCGGCGGGATTCAGGGCCTGAACCGCGAGGGGCGCGAGCGGTTGCTGACGGCGTTTGAACAGGTCAACGGCTCTTTCGCCACGCTGTTCACCCATCTGTTCGGCGGCGGCGAGGCGCGGCTGGTGCTGGTGGAAAGCGATGATCCGCTGGAGGCGGGGCTGGAGATCATGTGCCAGCCGCCGGGCAAGAAGCTGGCCGTGCTGTCGCTTTTGTCGGGCGGCGAACAGACCTTGACCGCGCTGGCGCTGATCTTTGCCGTCTTCCTCGCCAATCCTGCGCCGATCTGCGTGCTGGACGAGGTGGATGCGCCGCTGGACGATGCCAATGTGACGCGCTTCTGTGACCTGCTGGACGAGATGACGCGGCGCACCGAGACGCGCTTTCTCATCATCACGCACCACGCCGTGACCATGGCGCGCATGGACCGGCTGTTCGGGGTGACCATGGTGGAACAGGGGGTCAGCCAATTGGTGAGCGTGGATCTGAAAAAAGCCGAGGCGCTGGTGGCATGA
- a CDS encoding LrgB family protein encodes MTDFTEIWSYLAEGPLLWLTATLLAYALGDAAFRASGRKPYVNAVLIAVLLLASLLWLTGTPYATYFEGAQFVHFLLGPATVALALPLWDNLGHVRRAALPLLAALLAGSLTAVGSALAIASALGIEGEVLASLAPKSATAPVALGISAQLGGSPTLTAVLVILTGIIGAICTTPLLNALRIRDWRARGFATGVAAHGIGTARAFQVHPTAGAFAGLGMGLNAVLTAFLAPLVLSLFR; translated from the coding sequence ATGACCGATTTCACCGAGATCTGGAGTTATCTTGCCGAAGGCCCGCTGCTGTGGCTGACTGCCACGCTGCTGGCCTATGCCTTGGGCGATGCGGCGTTTCGGGCGTCGGGGCGCAAGCCCTATGTCAATGCGGTGCTGATTGCAGTGCTGCTGCTGGCCAGCCTGCTGTGGTTGACCGGCACGCCCTATGCCACCTATTTTGAAGGCGCGCAGTTCGTGCACTTCCTGCTGGGTCCGGCCACGGTCGCCCTTGCCCTGCCGCTGTGGGACAATCTGGGCCATGTGCGCCGCGCCGCGCTGCCGCTGCTGGCGGCCTTGCTGGCGGGATCGCTGACCGCCGTGGGATCGGCGCTGGCCATCGCCTCGGCGCTGGGGATCGAGGGCGAGGTGCTGGCCTCGCTCGCGCCCAAATCCGCCACGGCCCCGGTGGCGCTGGGAATTTCGGCACAGCTGGGCGGCTCACCCACGCTGACCGCCGTGCTGGTGATCCTGACCGGCATCATCGGCGCGATCTGCACCACGCCGCTGCTGAATGCGCTGCGCATCCGCGACTGGCGTGCGCGGGGCTTTGCCACCGGCGTCGCCGCGCATGGCATCGGCACCGCCCGCGCCTTTCAGGTGCATCCGACCGCCGGGGCCTTTGCGGGCCTCGGCATGGGGTTGAATGCGGTGCTGACGGCGTTTCTGGCACCGCTGGTGCTGTCGCTGTTCCGCTGA
- a CDS encoding threonine-phosphate decarboxylase, protein MQTEQTPDHGGGIDAAAARFGGHRADWIDLSTGINPEPYPLPAFLPQDWTALPDQAAHAALITAARRCWSVPEGAAVLPTPGASAPIALIPQLVPATCVRIPAPTYNEHARAFRAAGWALTDGPADAQVRVHPNNPDGRFWDGGSQAALTVIDESFCDIAPDRSLIARAADPGTIVLKSFGKFWGLAGLRLGFAIGDPALIAQMATRLGPWPVSGPALRVGAAALADPAWAADTRARLDRDAARLDALMPAPAVGGTSLFRLYDVGVAADWQHHLARHRIWSRIFPYSTRWLRLGLPPASGWARLGRAISEARA, encoded by the coding sequence ATGCAGACGGAACAGACCCCCGATCATGGTGGCGGTATCGACGCCGCAGCGGCGCGCTTTGGCGGCCACCGCGCCGACTGGATCGACCTGTCGACCGGCATCAACCCCGAACCCTATCCCTTGCCCGCCTTTCTGCCGCAGGATTGGACCGCCCTGCCCGATCAGGCCGCCCATGCGGCGTTGATCACCGCCGCCCGGCGCTGCTGGTCGGTGCCCGAAGGGGCTGCGGTTCTGCCCACGCCCGGAGCCTCGGCTCCGATTGCGCTGATCCCGCAGCTTGTGCCTGCGACGTGTGTGCGTATCCCCGCCCCCACCTATAACGAACATGCCCGCGCCTTTCGCGCCGCAGGCTGGGCGCTGACCGATGGCCCTGCCGATGCGCAGGTGCGGGTGCATCCCAACAACCCGGATGGCCGGTTCTGGGATGGCGGATCGCAGGCCGCGCTGACGGTGATCGACGAAAGCTTTTGCGACATCGCGCCAGATCGCAGCCTGATCGCCCGCGCGGCAGACCCCGGAACCATCGTGCTGAAAAGCTTTGGCAAGTTCTGGGGGCTGGCCGGGCTGCGCCTGGGCTTTGCCATCGGGGATCCCGCATTGATCGCGCAAATGGCGACGCGGCTTGGCCCCTGGCCGGTGTCTGGCCCGGCGCTGCGGGTTGGCGCTGCGGCGCTGGCCGATCCGGCTTGGGCTGCCGACACCCGCGCCCGGCTTGACCGGGATGCCGCCCGGCTTGACGCGCTGATGCCCGCCCCGGCGGTGGGCGGCACATCGCTGTTCCGCCTGTATGACGTGGGCGTGGCGGCAGACTGGCAGCACCACCTCGCCCGCCACCGGATCTGGAGCCGGATCTTTCCCTATTCAACCCGCTGGCTGCGCCTTGGCCTGCCCCCCGCCAGCGGCTGGGCGCGGCTGGGGCGCGCGATCTCAGAGGCACGGGCATGA
- a CDS encoding GNAT family N-acetyltransferase — MAARDTPGMMPEPYPFLPDQDPAPVLALIRDAFAYMQGRIDPPSSMERLTEDDIRTQARQGEVWLIGQPLQACVFFIRKPDALYIGKLATDAAHRRKGLSRRLIALAESRARAMGLTALELQSRIELLENHAAFTAMGFVKTAETAHPGYDRPTIFTFRKALA, encoded by the coding sequence ATGGCCGCGCGCGACACTCCGGGGATGATGCCCGAACCCTACCCCTTTCTGCCCGATCAGGATCCGGCCCCGGTGCTGGCGCTGATCCGGGATGCCTTCGCCTATATGCAGGGGCGGATCGACCCACCCTCGTCGATGGAGCGGCTGACCGAGGATGACATCCGCACACAGGCCCGGCAGGGCGAGGTCTGGCTGATCGGGCAGCCGCTTCAGGCCTGCGTGTTTTTCATCCGCAAGCCCGATGCGCTCTATATCGGCAAACTTGCCACCGATGCCGCGCACCGCCGCAAAGGCCTTTCCAGACGCCTGATCGCCCTGGCCGAAAGCCGTGCCCGCGCCATGGGCCTGACCGCGCTGGAGCTGCAATCGCGGATCGAGCTGCTGGAAAACCATGCCGCCTTCACCGCGATGGGCTTTGTGAAAACCGCCGAGACCGCGCATCCGGGTTACGACCGCCCGACCATCTTCACCTTCCGCAAGGCGCTTGCCTGA
- a CDS encoding L,D-transpeptidase family protein, with the protein MLTLLALLGAAGALIWLRPAPPPRPDIALTGQIDRILIEKSARRLTVFREGQAVKTYRIALGFAPEGDKQRQGDGRTPEGLFRIDRRNAASAYHLSLGLNYPQADDIARARAGGYDPGGDIFLHGQPNVLPAQSLLRHDWTAGCIALGNAEIAELWAATPLGTEVEIRP; encoded by the coding sequence GTGTTGACCCTGCTCGCGCTTCTGGGAGCGGCAGGGGCGCTGATCTGGCTGCGACCGGCGCCGCCCCCGCGCCCAGACATCGCGCTGACTGGCCAGATCGACCGCATCCTGATCGAGAAATCTGCCCGCCGCCTGACCGTGTTCCGCGAAGGTCAGGCGGTGAAGACCTATCGCATCGCGCTGGGGTTTGCGCCCGAAGGCGACAAGCAGCGACAGGGTGATGGCCGCACGCCCGAAGGGCTGTTTCGCATCGACCGCCGCAATGCGGCCAGCGCCTATCACCTGTCGCTGGGCCTGAACTATCCGCAAGCCGATGACATCGCGCGCGCCCGTGCCGGGGGCTATGATCCGGGCGGCGATATCTTCCTGCACGGCCAGCCCAATGTCCTGCCCGCGCAGAGCCTGTTGCGGCATGACTGGACGGCAGGCTGCATCGCGCTCGGCAATGCCGAGATTGCGGAGCTTTGGGCCGCAACCCCTTTGGGCACCGAAGTGGAAATCCGTCCCTAG